From the genome of Prunus persica cultivar Lovell chromosome G8, Prunus_persica_NCBIv2, whole genome shotgun sequence:
GAAAAAGACATTTTGAAGATGAattattgaagaagaaataataGGTTTGTTGACACACATGTGATGTAGTCGATGATTATAATAACATTATTCAGAAAAAAGGTGTCCAAATTAGCAGCCCCTCAAATAAGGCCACAACAAGCTCGCAGGCTTTGACCGTTAGATAACAATACTAATTAGGAAAGGATATTGTCAAAAACGAAGGTTTAATTTGACGTTAGACagcagaggagagagagagagagagagagagagagagagagaggtgaggtGTCTTCTAAGTTTAGGGTCACCCTGTATGCTTCTAGTGTGGCTGAGCCTCAGTCTCATCTTGCAAGTTAAACCATGgggaaatttaatattatatatattgcttTGCTTTTCTTGTGAGCAATTGATGACTTGAAAACAAGTCACCGAGCCACATGTGACATGCCTCTGAAATAAATTAGTTTGAATCTGCAAATTCAGTTTGCAATGAGATCACATTTGCCACTAGCAACTGAATCACTGGAAATCAAATAGTACAAGTTAGTCCGAACATGGTATTCGACATGTCACTAATCATGTGTCGATATTATTATCGCTAACAAAACGTAACGATATTTGATTGGAACTTATAGCTGAGTGTATAGCATCACCAAACCTATATGCAAAATTTGTCAGCCATCAAAAAGGCGACCCTACACACACCAACCTCCATAACTTAGGATGTCCTCCTTTTACTTTAACATGAGATTAAGATAGAACAGTAAACCGTGAAATGAAAGAAGTAAGTTATGAAGTGGGCCCTCAAGCAAAGTGGATTGTAGATCTATTTGTGGATGGATTGGTTTAGGCATCATAGATTCCAAACAGCTTTTATCGTATAATTTGCCATCATGCTGTTAGGTGAAAGCGTGGACAAGGGTGAGGGAGAGCCAAGTGGCCCACTTCCTCCCTCAGAGACAGAGAGCTTCATGATGCATGTGCTGCCGTGctggttttaaaaaactttccATCTTAATCACACCAACAGTTTTGATACATGACACATTTGCCATGCCCatgacaaataataataataataatagctaGGTAGTTTGTTGCCTTGCCCCTTGGCGTCTTGAGAGAAAAGCCATTCCATGCATTTTGTCATTTCTTCATAAACCTTTGTTATTTTGTTCAACATACAATTACACCAAAAAAGTTTAAATGACCCACTAATCTTCTACATGGCCCATATATACCCCACTATATAGTATATACTATTGAAAATAATGCTTTAATAATTTTAGAGATTTGTATACATAAGGTTATATAGATTTCCTCCCCCACCCTCTTTTACCTTTACATCAAACAAgtgaaaatttataattttaacgtTCCATCCAACAAACttataaaatgatattttgaTGTACGGGAttttgagttcaaattttatgaatCATCAATTgttaaattcaaaaaacaaCACATTATGCAGACATAAATTAGGCATGCTCACTTACACTGGAATTCGagtctctttccttttttttttggggacaAAAAGTCCCCTTTCCTTGTTAAAGATAAAAAACCACCCATTAAAGAATAAACCAAATAACCAATCTTTTTTTCTAAGTGAGAATAAATTGGAGATGTTGGCTAGAAGTCCAATCATAAAATATTGGTTGACTTAgtcaaaccaaaaacaaaattgcaagCAGCCCAATCGAAAGCCAATCTACAAGTAGCCCAATAAAGCCTAAAACCACAGTAGTAGGCGGCCCAAGATGGAATTGTATCAGTTATCAGATAACACAGATAATTGTGCCAAGTAAGCACCACATCAGATCAGATCAACATTATGGGTTGCCATATGAcgagacaaaaacaaaaaaacaaaaaaaaagaagaagaaatttatGGATATAGTTTCCTACACGCAAGTACATAATAACATGACCAAGAGGAAAACATTTTACCATCTACAGTCGAGTCCACTCTCCGTCTCGCTCACAGAGCTCAAAACCATGGCGTCCGTGGCCACCGTCCTCCGCCGGAAGCTTTCCCACAAACCTTTCCATTTCCAGTTACTGACAGTAAGAGCATTCTCTGCCTCTGAGCCGCAGAGGATAGAGAAGATTCTGATAGCAAACAGAGGCGAAATTGCTTGCAGGATCATGAGGACCGCCAAGAGGCTCGGGATTCAAACCGTCGCCGTTTACAGCGACGCCGATAGGCATTCGCTTCACGTCAAATCGGCCGACGAGGCTGTGCATATCGGCCCGCCTCCGGCTCGGCTCAGCTACCTCAAGGCCTCATCGATTATCGACGCGGCCATTCGCACTGGTGCACAGGTCAGTCAGAATTTCCTCTTATGATAGTGAACATAGCTCAATATAGCTCAATAGCTCATTGCATTTgcatatgttttctttttacttgttttgccaaatttgctATCTGTTTGGAGAATTGGTGAATTGGTAAACTGTTTGATTGTTTGAAATCAGGCTTATTGGATTGgatatctttgtttttgtataaTTAGGCTATACATCCTGGTTATGGTTTTCTGTCAGAGAGTGCTGAGTTTGCTCAACTTTGTGAAGATAAGGGTCTTACATTTATTGGACCTCCAGCATCTGCCATCCGAGACATGGGTGATAAAAGGTACCACTCATTGCCTTCTTACTGATGTAATATTGTATCAACTGATTAGCTAATAATATGTGCTCTCTGTCTTTTTGATCTTTTAGTCCCTGTTTTTGTGCATGGTTTAAATGTCTAGTCCACTGGGGAAATTTTTTGATTCCTATTGATGCTAAATGTGTTTATCAGTGCTTCAAAGAGAATAATGGGTGCGGCAGGGGTACCTCTGGTGCCTGGATATCATGGTAAAGACCAAGATATTGATCTAATGAAGTTAGAAGCTGACAAGATTGGATACCCAATCTTAATAAAGCCAACTCATGGAGGTGGAGGGAAGGTTGCCTCTTCTTTGATTCCCTCAATGATATCAGCAACCAGATTAAAAATTGagagatttttgttttcttcacaaGATGTTCTTATAGTTTAGATATTTCTTCTCCCTATGTTCTTATAGTTGATATATTTCCAGGGTATGCGGATTGTTCAAAGTCCGGATGAATTTGTTGAATCTTTCCTGGGAGCACAACGTGAGGCTGCTGCTTCTTTCGGCGTAAGCACGATATTGCTGGAGAAATATATTACACAGCCAAGGCACATTGAAGTCCAGGTACTCTTATTTGTTTGTATAATTCCTAGTTCTTACTAGTGTCTAACCCATAATACTTCATAGTTGATATGATATCATTAACTTTTGTTATCAACATTATATTGATGTAATTCTAGTAGATACTATATCCTGAAAAAGTTAAGCTCATGTTTGGTATTGTAGATATTTGGGGACAAACATGGGAAGGTTCTACATTTGTATGAGAGAGATTGCAGCGTCCAGAGAAGACACCAGAAAATCATCGAAGAAGCTCCAGCTGTATGATCATTTCCTGTATTGTCGGTGTAGATTTGTCATTGTTCTAGTAGAGTTGTAATGGAAATCCATTGGTGCAGCCAAACGTGTCGAATGACTTCCGGACTCACTTGGGCCAAGCTGCTGTATCTGCTGCCAAGGTGAAGTATTTTGAATAATTGTCTGATTTGTACCTAATTGTCAACTGGCCCGTGATTGGGTTAAGATGGTGAAGTTTTTACTGATCACCATTCTTTTTGGATAATTCTTGGCTAACCTGTGTTATATCTAATCATGGGTCACTACTTCAATGCATAGAGGGTTTTGCCCCCATCAAAAGCTAAAAGTTACTGGCATTGAGCTAACCTGTAATTTTAAATCTCTCTATATCCTTATGATTTGAAGTCTCTGTCTGATTATTAAAGGCAGTTGGTTATCACAATGCTGGCACTGTGGAGTTTATAGTTGATACAGTCTCAGGCCAATTTTATTTCATGGAGATGAATACCCGACTTCAGGTGCTTTAACCATTCTGTTCTATTGTATTTCAGTCTGAATTTATCAGAATCTAACAGGTTAGTTaatttttatgcaggttgagcATCCTGTGACTGAAATGATTGTTGGCCAAGATCTTGTAGAGTGGCAAATTCGTGTTGCAAGTGGAGAACATCTTCCCATTAGTCAGTCACAGGTCCCATTATCAGGTgacattcttttttcttgaaaaggaaaaataaaaaataaaaaatcaagaaagagGTCTTCGCCAAGCTTATCTTTGCTTCCATATTCAATTCCACTTCTAAAATGAGTCTTGACTAGTTTTAAGCTGAATGCTGGGTTGATCTATTCAGATTTGAGTAACATATTCTGGGTGGTTCTATGAAAAGTTTGCCTTAAAATGTCTGTgctattaaaattataaaaaaagatgCCAAGATTTTTTGAATCTCATCAGGTAAATAATAAGCTCCTTTGTAACACAAAGTGAATACTTCATATTCATAATAACTTGGATATGAAAAATCTTATAACTAATATGAGTTTACTCACTGTATATGTTGAATCCACAAACTTCTTGAGTTTCTGGATTTCATAGTTACTCATTGTGATGAAGGTCATGCTTTCGAAGCCCGAATATATGCTGAAAATGTACCGAAAGGATTCCTTCCAGCAACTGGAGTCCTTCATCACTATCATCACGTTCCAGTCTCACCACAAGGTTAGTCACATTACAATAGCCAATACGACTCATACATGGTAAAGTAAAGAATTCATCCCCAGTCAaccgaaaagaaaagaaaaaaagggaatcCATCCCCAACATTCTAGTTGGATTATATTGTTTAAGCACCACTTGTTTGATCCAAGGACATCACAGCTAAACAAGTGCTTTTATTATCATCTCTTGTCCTTTGGTTTTTTCTGTCGGCTGCTTATGTTAAATCTGTCATTGACCAGTTCGAGTTGAGACTGGAGTTGAACAGGGAGACACTGTTAGCATGCATTATGATCCTATGATTGCTAAACTCGTAGTATGGGGAGAAAATCGTGCTGCGGCATTGGTAAAACTGAAGGATTGCTTATCGAAGTTTCAGGTACACCTAATTTTAGAGTTGCATCCTCTGCACATCAAAGCATATTTTCCAATCATTCAATCTCATATGCTATCTTATTAGGCGAGTTAGATATCTGATGCCCACAAGGCAGCAAAATTTAAACGGCTTTAAGAAAAATGTGAAAGGCAAATTGCAATTTCATATTGATCCTGcagtttaatttcttttctatcCTTTTCAATGCTAATGTTCTTAGACAGGTTGCAGGTTTACCAACCAACATCAATTTTCTTCTAAAACTTGCTAACCATCGGGCATTTCAAAATGGCGATGTAGAAACCCATTTTATTGAACACTTTAAAGACGACCTGTTTGTCGACACTAGTAATTCACTGTTAGTGGACAAAGTGCTTGGTGCTGCTAGATTTAGTGCTACACTGGCAGCTGCGTGTCtcattgaaaaggaaaattcttTATTCAGAGAAAATCTTCCTGGTAAATTGAAGGTCCCATTCTTCAAATGTATGCCATTTCTTAAAGGCccttataatatttatatctCTCTGTTCAGGTGGCGACAGCATAATCTCCATATGGTATTCTTCTCCCCCTTTCCGAGTCCATCATTGTGCTAGGCATACAGTGGAACTTGAGTGGGATAATGAATATGATAGCAGTGGCTCAAAGTCATTGAAACTTTCAACCACTTATAAACCAGATGGGAGCTATCTGGTTGAGGTAGTCTTATGCTAATTGGCCACATTTGCAACTTTGGAATTATAGTATCTTATGTGcaagttgttttctttgttttgttccaCTGAGTCATTCCATCAGCAAGGTTTCTATATGTCTGTGCAGACAGAAGAAGAGAGTTTCCCAGGTTTGGAGGTCAAAGTAACTTGTATAGGCAACCATGATTTCAGAGTCGAAGCTGATGGTGTAAACATGGATGTTAGCTTAGCTGTTTACTCCAAGGTAAATGTCTTTATCTGCATGCAGTTGTGAGGTCTACATAGAATAATTAATTAGCATTATTGAATatggttcaattttttatttaaaaacttCTGTTAATTTGTTGATTCCAATTTGGGCTACAGGATCAGACCAAGCACATTCATATATGGTATGGatcacatcatcatcatttcaGGCAGAAAACCGACCTTGAATTGTCTGATGAAGATGAAACAGAACATAAACCCAGATTTGACAAATCATCATACCCTCAGGGGACTGTTGCTGCGCCCATGGCTGGTTTGGTTGTCAAGGTTGTGGTGAAGGATGGGACAAAGGTGGAGGAAGGACAACCTATATTAGTTTTAGAGGCAATGAAGATGGAGGTTTGTACTGCTGCTAGTTTTGGATTTTGCATCTAAACTTTTCTTTCCATGTGCAATATTTGACatgaacttcttttttctttttcttttttcttttctaaagcATGTTGTAAAGGCACCATCAGCGGGCTATGTCCGCGGGCTTCATCTAGCAGCTGGTCAGCAGGTTTCTGATGGTGGTATTCTCTTCAGTATCAAGGTCAGCAATTCGCTTTGTAATACCATTGATATGAGTTATTGAAGCTTTACTGAAATAGAATTTACATGTATAAACGTAAAAGCTGGTATCATGTAATCATCAAAACATGGTTGCGTATATGGTGTGGCATTTGTCCTTGTACATTACATGCCAACTGGTTCTTTTATCCTCCTCTTATTGAAGATGGCTCAATGGTTTTAAGTGTGGCACTTCTGTTTAAAAGCTACCACGTCAGCCTGTCAGGTACACATGGACATTATACTGGGGTCCACTCGTGTCTGATCCTTGTATAGAGATTTCTAAGAGTAAACCATCATTTAACTATACTCTATGCAGAAGTTTCAGGGCAAAGTTTAATGTGGCTTTGCTTGGATTCAATGTGCTCAACATATTCATGTTTGGTTAAATTGAATAGATAACGTGCTTGTGCAGGAGGAGTGATAATTCATCACGAAGTCTAGTGTTTCTGAATCGTTTTAACAAGGCCGGCCTCATTCTGAAGTTGTGCCTGGACAGAGCGAGTTATCGGAACAGTGACAAGATTTCTGTTGTAAGAAACTAATTCATAGCCTTGTTTGCACAGTCAATTCTCATTTCATATAATAAAATCTCACCATCTTCAGGCTGTAAAGAAACATTTGTCAGGGATTTTACAAGGAGAACAAGGGAAAAAggggtttattttattttattgtatgTTCCAGCAATGTCTCTATAGTACCAGATCAGTGTCGGTCagatattaaggtaagatgcaTTTGAAGTCTTCTGTTGCATAAGATTCATCTGCCGAAtttccaaaaatgaaaacctgTCCCAACAGAGTTTCTCTGTTGGAAGGTATATCATGTGTTCTCAAATTACAGCTAATTATTGTTGCACAGGATTTAAATTATTCCAGTCAAACCTTTGAACTCTTTTCACCCTTATCATAAGGTTCACTAAAGAAACGACAAGTTAAATTTTGGCATCAATGGTAGATCAAATATACTAgttccatgttttttttttataaggaaaGGAATCTCTAGCATCGTAGGGCCTTACGATTTGGGGTCCTAAGTGATTAATTATGCGAATGACGCAAAGGGAAGTGATCATTCGGTAGCTGCTAAGAGCCACCTAAATCGATttctaaaaatttatttatcaactttctattttgagaaaaaggtTTGGAGCTCTGGTGTGTTATATTGAAGCTTTGTTGTTGGATGATATTGGTCATGTAACTTGAATGTCAAGAAACATTTTTAATTTGGGGCTTAAGTACTCAGTAATTTTGCAGAAGGTAAGGAAATGAAAACCAGAGTGCtagactttttatttattcttctccTAGTGCTAGGCTTGATTATTTTTGTTAGTCAATTTGATGGGTTAGTTCCAAGGGGGCTTCACCTTCATTTCTTCAAATATTGggggaaaataggaaatatttttgctcatcaTTTTAACTTAAGGTATACCTTCATCACCTTAACTCAAGGTGTATCTTAATTACCATTCTCAACAAATGAGACGTGTTTATGGGTATAACTATAATTAactctttgttttgtatttgtggaAACATAGTTATGTCCATGCACACTGTCAAGTGTTTAAAAGAGTGGTGAGAAAAAATACTCTCGGAAAAATATAATAGTTTGTCAAAGCTGATTTTATTTACATGCGTTTCGCTTGAGATgacccaaaattaaaaaaactaaaaaacaaataaaaacctgAACAACCCGACAATTGAAAgagcatttttttttggaaggaATATGTTGTCCGCCGAATATACTAGCTTCAGAAATTAGGACTTTAGGTACCAACGAATTTGGTATAGAATATTTGTGTCATGGGTGACTACAAAAATTCAACTAGttttatcattatttttctcttgttATGATAgaattttaaaagtttttttttccatttatgGATAAAATGGTTGACATTGAGCCATGATTATTTAATTTCCGTTTAGCTTATCTTTCAAAATGAATCTGATGCACACCCCTAAAGTTTTGGTTGACATTTACtagattaaatttaaaattaaaattgagatAATACATTACAAAAGTTAGTTTGGTGGTTTCAAGGGAGAGTTGTATATTTGGACGGACCATCTCAAGAACGTAATCAATTCATAAAATACCGGTAAATCCGTTAAAACGGGAAGGTAAATAAACGCCTTATAAGTtgggatttttatttcatttggaagAGGATTCTTCTCAGCCATTAATTTACGGCAATAGACCCGCGCGTAAATTTCCAGAGAAAGTCTCGTTTTTACCTGTTTATATTctgtttgattttctttttacgATTCTATCCACTTTCTTTCTATTGGATCACTCTTGTTTTCCACTAAATTTTGCGCATAAAAACCAAACCTTTTTTCGGAATCAGTCGTTTTGATACCCAACTCATTTTTGcccttacatttttttttttttttgctttctctgaTTTGTTTCTTGACTTGGTGTGATTTTTCAGCTCCAGGATTTTTGGGGCGTCTGTTATATTTTCAGTTTATTtcccaaagttcaatttttgagTGTGGGTGTGATTGAGTGGACTGGGAAGAACGACTGAAGTTTTGAGATTGGCCCTTGTGCTccagttttgattttgataaacacaaacaaattttGGGTTGATTTTCATTCATGGGTATTGTTGAAATTGTGGGTTGTTTCTCTGTTTTGTGATTTTGAACTTTGAGTCTTGAGCTAGAGTTGAGAGTTTCGTAAAAATGGATTCAAGAAATGGTACTGAGGGAGTTGAAAAGTCTAGCACCGAAGAGACGGCCTTTGGCTCAAAGGGGAAGGTTGTGGGAGGTACTGAGCAAGAAGTGTTTTTCCGAGCAGATAAGATTGATTTTAAGAGCTGGGATATCCAGTTAGAGAAGCACTTGAGCAGGGGCTGGGCAAGGGAGAGTGAAGAACACAAGCAGATGGAAGAGTGGGAGATTGATTTGTCTAAATTGGATATAAGACATGTCATTGCTCATGGAACTTATGGTACTGTCTACCGTGGTGCCTATGACGGCCAAGATGTTGCAGGTACTTTGCTTTCTCTTCTGGCTTCAATTGGAtttccatctttttctttattgcgTTTAATGACATACAGGGTTTGTTGCATACCGAATTCTCCATGTTTCAGTTTTAGACTTTCAAACCTAATTTATTGGTTGTCAATGAAATTCCACCAGAAATGAAATGGAATTAAGAAATTTACATTTTGAGCTGGTACACAATAGGCCATCATCTATAGCCGTTTCGTATACTACTAATAACAGATGCCAGGGATTATTATATTGTTTGAGTTGTCTTACCCATCCGTAGTAGGAAGTGTTAGTATGCTGGACTtgaatttctatttttcattgtttttataCTCAAGGATTACACCGTCACTACTGGAAAGTAGCTATATATGTGTGTGCTTGAATAAGTATAGATAAAGAACAAAGATTTTTCGTATGTGTGTGCTCGTGTATTGCAAGTCTTATGTCTCGTTTATCAGctttataaaatataagaaagTGGTGCTATTTATAGTGatcctgtttttttatttatccatATTGTTCTCATGGCCTGCTATTCTTGATATTATagtgaaaatattggattgGGGGGAGGATGGTATTGCCACAGCAGCTGAAACTGCTGCTCTTCGGGCGTCGTTTCAGCAAGAAGTTGCTGTTTGGCATAAGCTTGACCATCCAAATATTCCGAAGGTAAAAGTTATATCTGCTGATTGTCATATCGGTTGCATGAGGCTCAACACCATTTCTTTCAGTTTCAGATACAAAAATGTGATGCAGTTTGTTGATATCTTGTCTTCTCCTTGTTGTCCTATCAGTTTTAACTTTTTAGAATATGTAATGTGCTTTACCAGGTTTACATGatgttcaattattttctcatatgtTTTAAATTTCTCTATTTAAACTGCAACTCATTGTATCTGTGACAGTTTGTCGGAGCTTCAATGGGAACTTCCAATCTTAGAATCCCTACTAAAAGCACATCAAATGATAGTCATAATTCTCCTCCTTCCAGAGCTTGTTGCGTTGTTGTTGAGTATGTTCCAGGTGGGACGCTAAAGAACTTTTTGATCAGgaatagaagaaagaaacttgCCTTTAAGGTTGTGATTCAACTTGCTCTGGATCTCTCTAAAGGGTGAGTCAGgttcttttgttgttgcgCTGGAtttaattgtttgtttttgttgggttttaaaCTAATGGATATTGTTCTCTGTGTTCCGCTTTCTCAGTTTGAGTTATCTTCACTCAAAGAAAATTGTACACCGTGATGTCAAGACAGAAAATATGTTGCTAGATACTCATAGAACTTTGAAAATTGCTGATTTTGGCGTTGCTCGAGTAGAAGCTCAAAATCCAAGGGACATGACCGGAGAGACTGGTACCCTTGGGTACATGGCCCCAGAGGTACTCACTTTTCATTCATCATACCAAGTCGCTATAAAGGTGGTTTTTGGGTAAAAGGAACCCAATTATGTTACCAATCCAAAGACTGCTACATGCTTAAGATCTGAAGCAAgtagcattttttttttttttttattccataGTTTTGCCTTTCCTACAAACTGGATCAGAATTCTAACATGAAGATTTCTGTAGGTCCTTGATGGCAAGCCTTACAACA
Proteins encoded in this window:
- the LOC18766581 gene encoding methylcrotonoyl-CoA carboxylase subunit alpha, mitochondrial isoform X1 gives rise to the protein MDIVSYTQVHNNMTKRKTFYHLQSSPLSVSLTELKTMASVATVLRRKLSHKPFHFQLLTVRAFSASEPQRIEKILIANRGEIACRIMRTAKRLGIQTVAVYSDADRHSLHVKSADEAVHIGPPPARLSYLKASSIIDAAIRTGAQAIHPGYGFLSESAEFAQLCEDKGLTFIGPPASAIRDMGDKSASKRIMGAAGVPLVPGYHGKDQDIDLMKLEADKIGYPILIKPTHGGGGKGMRIVQSPDEFVESFLGAQREAAASFGVSTILLEKYITQPRHIEVQIFGDKHGKVLHLYERDCSVQRRHQKIIEEAPAPNVSNDFRTHLGQAAVSAAKAVGYHNAGTVEFIVDTVSGQFYFMEMNTRLQVEHPVTEMIVGQDLVEWQIRVASGEHLPISQSQVPLSGHAFEARIYAENVPKGFLPATGVLHHYHHVPVSPQVRVETGVEQGDTVSMHYDPMIAKLVVWGENRAAALVKLKDCLSKFQVAGLPTNINFLLKLANHRAFQNGDVETHFIEHFKDDLFVDTSNSLLVDKVLGAARFSATLAAACLIEKENSLFRENLPGGDSIISIWYSSPPFRVHHCARHTVELEWDNEYDSSGSKSLKLSTTYKPDGSYLVETEEESFPGLEVKVTCIGNHDFRVEADGVNMDVSLAVYSKDQTKHIHIWYGSHHHHFRQKTDLELSDEDETEHKPRFDKSSYPQGTVAAPMAGLVVKVVVKDGTKVEEGQPILVLEAMKMEHVVKAPSAGYVRGLHLAAGQQVSDGGILFSIKMAQWF
- the LOC18766581 gene encoding methylcrotonoyl-CoA carboxylase subunit alpha, mitochondrial isoform X2 yields the protein MDIVSYTQVHNNMTKRKTFYHLQSSPLSVSLTELKTMASVATVLRRKLSHKPFHFQLLTVRAFSASEPQRIEKILIANRGEIACRIMRTAKRLGIQTVAVYSDADRHSLHVKSADEAVHIGPPPARLSYLKASSIIDAAIRTGAQAIHPGYGFLSESAEFAQLCEDKGLTFIGPPASAIRDMGDKSASKRIMGAAGVPLVPGYHGKDQDIDLMKLEADKIGYPILIKPTHGGGGKGMRIVQSPDEFVESFLGAQREAAASFGVSTILLEKYITQPRHIEVQIFGDKHGKVLHLYERDCSVQRRHQKIIEEAPAPNVSNDFRTHLGQAAVSAAKAVGYHNAGTVEFIVDTVSGQFYFMEMNTRLQVEHPVTEMIVGQDLVEWQIRVASGEHLPISQSQVPLSGHAFEARIYAENVPKGFLPATGVLHHYHHVPVSPQVRVETGVEQGDTVSMHYDPMIAKLVVWGENRAAALVKLKDCLSKFQVAGLPTNINFLLKLANHRAFQNGDVETHFIEHFKDDLFVDTSNSLLVDKVLGAARFSATLAAACLIEKENSLFRENLPGGDSIISIWYSSPPFRVHHCARHTVELEWDNEYDSSGSKSLKLSTTYKPDGSYLVETEEESFPGLEVKVTCIGNHDFRVEADGVNMDVSLAVYSKDQTKHIHIWYGSHHHHFRQKTDLELSDEDETEHKPRFDKSSYPQGTVAAPMAGLVVKVVVKDGTKVEEGQPILVLEAMKMEHVVKAPSAGYVRGLHLAAGQQVSDGGILFSIKEE
- the LOC18767412 gene encoding serine/threonine-protein kinase HT1, whose product is MDSRNGTEGVEKSSTEETAFGSKGKVVGGTEQEVFFRADKIDFKSWDIQLEKHLSRGWARESEEHKQMEEWEIDLSKLDIRHVIAHGTYGTVYRGAYDGQDVAVKILDWGEDGIATAAETAALRASFQQEVAVWHKLDHPNIPKFVGASMGTSNLRIPTKSTSNDSHNSPPSRACCVVVEYVPGGTLKNFLIRNRRKKLAFKVVIQLALDLSKGLSYLHSKKIVHRDVKTENMLLDTHRTLKIADFGVARVEAQNPRDMTGETGTLGYMAPEVLDGKPYNRKCDVYSFGICLWEIYCCDMPYPNLSFADVSSAVVRQNLRPEIPRCCPTALASVMRKCWDVSPDKRPEMEEVVKLLYAIDTSKGGGMIPEDQSTGCFCFGKRRGP